The Equus przewalskii isolate Varuska chromosome 5, EquPr2, whole genome shotgun sequence genome window below encodes:
- the ESPL1 gene encoding separin, whose translation MRSFKGVNFGALLSSQKEAEDLLPDLKEFLSKLPAGSPSCPSDAERRQACDAILRACNQQLTAKLVCREHLGSLLELAELACNGYLESTPQRPPLYLERILFIFLRNVAAQGIPEATLRLAQPLHACLMRCSRQAAPQDYEAVARGSFSLLWKGAEVLVERRAAFSARLKALSFLVLLEDESTPCEVPHFASPTACRVVAAHQLFDASGHGLNEADADFLDDMLSRHVISALVGEGGGSPGALSPQRALCLLELTLEHCRRLCWSRHHVKATRAMKKAHDYLRITNLAPSLQLCQLGVELLQIREGGPQAVAKLLIKASAVLNSCMEAPSPPLRALCDSCQFFLSGLERGIKRHYGLDAVLGLFAFLGGYRSLIRQLQDGVCGDPSKQQQALIQMHFQGLHLYTVVVYDFAQGCQVADLADLAQLVESCKSTVVWLLEALQGLSGRELTDYLGMTASYTSNLAYSFYNHKLYAEACAISEPFCQHLGLAKPGTYPEVPPEKLHRCFRLHVESLKKLGKQAQGCKMVTLWLAALQLCGPKHMAEPVTFWVRVKMDAARAGDKELQLRTLRDSLSGWDPETLALLLREELQAYKAVRADTGQERFNVICDLLELSPEETPAGAWARATHLVELAQVLCYHDFAQQTDCSALDAIREALQLLESVRPEAQAKDRLLDDKAQALLWLYICTLEAKMQEGIEQDRRTQAPSNLEDFEVNDLNYEDKLQEDRFLYSNIAFNLAADAAQSKCLDQALALWKEVLTKRQAPAVRCLQQTAASLQILAALYQLGAKPLQALEVLLLVRIVSQRLEDHAKAAGSSCHITQLLLTLGCPSYAQLHLKEAESSLKLLDHTTDAYQLLSLTRDLLQSQLYCAHQKVTEGASLLLCVLRDPALQRSSKAWYLLRVQALQLVAVYLSLPADSLSASLGEQLCAQGWQTPEIALIDSHKLLRSIILLLMGSDVLSIQKAAVETPFLDYGENLIQKWQVLTEVLSCSEKLVSRLGRLGSVSEAKAFCLEALKLTTKLQIPRQCALFLVLKGELELARNDVDLCQADLQQVLFLLESCTEFDGLAQRPDSGKKVHLQKRKQPARGPRPPELPEEEPFLRGPALELVATVAKEPGPIAPSTNSSPVLKMKPQPSPGFLTHSPTCDCSLCANPVLSAVCLRWALVTAGVRLAMGHEAQGLDLLQVVLKGCPAATERLTQALQASLSHKAPPSPVPSHLNELFAQAYTQLALEGLSRPSNKSLGKVLESGLKFVAAQIPHLEPWRASLLLIRALAKLAGLSSCTTQLFASSWGWQPPLVKDPPGSEPSKPRSQKHSGRGRQQAVSATPPLHNTSLKGLEGRGPPCTPKPPGRIRQAGPRVPFTVFEEVFPTQSKPEVPKAPRVQQRVQTRLKVNFSDDSDLEDFVSVEGRLAEGPKRRGTASRGRGRARKGPSSKTDAVAAPGSAPGHPGLSGRSRRTKTVASGHCEELGPEIMRTIPEEELTDNQMEMSFEILRGSDGEDSASGGKAAAPGPDTAIGECEVLRRDASKEELPVPCPDKERDKDLGPRLRLPSAPAAIGLSTLDSICDSLSIAFRGISHCPPSTLYAHLCRFLALCLGHRDPYATAFLVTESVSITCRHQLLTHLHRRLSKSQKHRGSPDVADQLQGLSLQERPGDVPLARIQRLFSFRLSGSGHFPQPERESFQECLALIPSGVTVCVLALATLQPGTVGNTLLLTRLEKDNPPVTVQIPTAQGKLPLSSALKEFDAIQKEQKENSSCTDKREWWTGRLELDHRMEVLITSLEKSVLGCWRGLLLPSSQDPGPAQEASRLQELLQGCGWKYPDPTLLKIMLSAAGTLTSQDVQALAYGLCPAQPERAQELLTEAIGHLQGQTVASNSHLVLVLDKDLQKLPWESMPSLRALPVTRLPSFRFLLSYSIIKEAGASSVLSQGVDPHSTFYVLNPHNNLSNTEEQFRAHFSSEAGWKGVVGEVPSPEQVQAALTEHDLYIYAGHGAGARFLDGQAVLRLSCRAVALLFGCSSAALAVHGNLEGAGIVLKYIMAGCPLFLGNLWDVTDRDIDRYTEALLQGWLGAGPGAPLLYYVSQARQAPRLKYLIGAAPVAYGLPVFLQ comes from the exons ATGAGGAGCTTCAAAGGAGTCAACTTTGGAGCTCTGCTAAGCAGCCAGAAGGAGGCCGAAGATCTGCTACCTGACCTGAAG GAGTTCTTGTCCAAGCTTCCAGCTGGTTCTCCCAGCTGCCCATCTGATGCCGAGAGGAGACAAGCTTGTGATGCCATCCTCAGGGCTTGCAACCAGCAGCTGACTGCCAAGCTAGTTTGCCGTGAGCACCTAGGGAGCCTGCTGGAGCTGGCAGAGCTGGCTTGCAATGGCTACTTGGAGTCCACCCCCCAGCGCCCACCCCTCTACCTGGAGCgaattctcttcatctttctgcGGAACGTTGCCGCACAGGGAATCCCAGAGGCCACGCTGCGTCTCGCTCAGCCCCTCCATGCCTGCTTGATGCGGTGCTCTCGCCAAGCTGCTCCCCAGGACTACGAAGCTGTGGCCCGGGGCAGTTTTTCTCTGCTTTGGAAGGGGGCAGAAGTCCTGGTGGAGCGGCGAGCTGCGTTCTCAGCCCGGCTGAAGGCCTTGAGCTTTCTAGTACTCTTGGAGGATGAAAGTACCCCTTGTGAAGTTCCCCACTTTGCTTCTCCAACAGCCTGTCGAGTGGTGGCTGCCCATCAGCTATTTGATGCCAGTGGGCATGGTCTGAATGAAGCAGATGCTGACTTCCTAGATGACATGCTCTCCAGGCATGTGATCAGCGCCTTGGTGGGTGAGGGAGGGGGTTCTCCTGGTGCTCTTTCTCCCCAGAGGGCCCTCTGTCTCTTGGAGCTCACCCTGGAACACTGCCGTCGCCTCTGCTGGAGCCGCCACCACGTCAAGGCGACCAGGGCAATGAAGAAGGCCCATGACTACCTAAGGATCACCAATCTGGCCCCTAGCCTCCAGCTGTGCCAGCTGGGAGTTGAGCTGCTGCAGATCAGAGAAGGAGGACCCCAGGCAGTGGCCAAGCTTCTGATCAAGGCATCAGCTGTCCTGAACAGCTGTATGGAGGCACCATCACCCCCGCTGCGGGCATTGTGTGACAGCTGCCAGTTCTTCCTCTCAGGCCTGGAGCGAGGCATCAAGAGACACTATGGACTTGATGCTGTTCTGGGCCTCTTTGCTTTTCTTGGCGGGTACCGCTCCCTCATCCGGCAGCTGCAGGATGGT GTCTGTGGGGACCCCTCCAAGCAGCAGCAGGCTTTGATTCAGATGCACTTTCAGGGACTTCACCTCTACACTGTGGTGGTTTATGACTTTGCCCAAGGCTGTCAG GTAGCTGATTTGGCTGACCTGGCCCAGCTAGTGGAAAGTTGCAAATCTACCGTTGTCTGGCTGCTGGAGGCGTTACAGGGCCTGTCAGGCCGAGAGCTAACGGACTACCTAGGGATGACTG CCTCTTACACCAGTAACTTGGCCTACAGCTTCTACAATCACAAGCTCTATGCTGAGGCCTGTGCCATCTCCGAGCCCTTCTGCCAGCACCTGGGCTTGGCAAAGCCGGGCACCTATCCTGAGGTGCCTCCTGAGAAG TTGCACAGGTGCTTCCGGCTGCATGTAGAGAGTCTGAAGAAACTGGGTAAACAGGCCCAGGGCTGCAAGATGGTGACTTTGTGGCTGGCAGCCCTGCAGCTCTGTGGCCCCAAACACATGGCTGAGCCAGTCACCTTCTGGGTGCGGGTCAAGATGGATGCAGCCAGAGCTGGAGACAAGGAGCTACAGCTGCG GACTCTGCGAGACAGCCTGAGCGGCTGGGACCCGGAGACCCTGGCCCTCCTGCTCAGGGAGGAGCTGCAGGCCTACAAGGCAGTGCGGGCCGACACGGGACAGGAGCGGTTCAACGTCATCTGTGACCTGCTGGAGCTGAGCCCTGAGGAGACACCGGCTGGGGCCTGGGCTCGAGCCACCCACCTGGTGGAGCTGGCTCAGGTGCTCTGCTACCACGACTTTGCCCAGCAGACCGACTG CTCTGCCCTGGATGCTATCCGGGAGGCCCTGCAGCTTCTGGAGTCTGTGAGGCCCGAGGCCCAGGCCAAGGATCGGCTTCTGGATGATAAAGCACAGGCCCTGCTGTGGCTCTACATCTGTACCCTGGAGGCCAAAATGCAAGAA GGTATCGAGCAGGATCGGAGAACCCAGGCCCCGAGTAATCTGGAAGACTTTGAAGTCAATGACCTGAACTACGAAGATAAACTCCAGGAGGATCGTTTCCTATATAGTAACATTGCCTTCAACCTGGCTGCAGATGCTG CTCAGTCCAAATGCCTGGACCAAGCCCTGGCCCTGTGGAAGGAGGTGCTCACGAAGCGGCAGGCCCCCGCTGTGCGGTGTCTCCAGCAGACAGCAGCCTCGCTGCAGATTCTAGCGGCCCTCTATCAGCTGGGGGCAAAG CCCCTGCAGGCTCTGGAAGTCCTCCTGCTTGTACGGATCGTCTCCCAGAGACTGGAGGACCACGCAAAGGCAGCTGGCTCCTCCTGCCACATCACCCAGCTCCTCCTGACGCTCGGCTGTCCCAGCTATGCCCAG TTACACCTGAAAGAGGCAGAATCAAGTCTAAAGCTTCTGGATCACACCACTGACGCCTACCAGCTCCTCTCCCTGACCCGCGACCTACTGCAAAGTCAACTTTACTGTGCCCACCAGAAG gtgACTGAGGGCGcctctctgttgctgtgtgtgcTTCGAGACCCTGCCCTCCAGAGGTCCTCCAAGGCCTGGTACTTGCTCCGTGTCCAGGCCCTGCAGCTGGTAGCAGTCTACCTTAGCCTCCCAGCAGACAGCCTGTCCGCCTCCCTGGGGGAGCAGCTCTGTGCCCAAG GCTGGCAGACACCTGAGATAGCACTCATCGACTCCCATAAGCTCCTCCGAAGCATCATCCTCCTGCTCATGGGCAGTGATGTGCTCTCGATTCAAAAAGCAGCAGTGGAGACACCATTTCTGGACTATG GTGAAAATCTGATACAAAAATGGCAGGTTCTTACAGAGGTGCTGAGCTGCTCGGAGAAGCTGGTCTCCCGCCTGGGCCGCCTGGGCAGTGTGAGCGAAGCCAAGGCTTTTTGCTTGGAGGCCCTGAAACTTACAACGAAGCTACAGATTCCGCGCCA GTGTGCCCTATTCCTGGTGCTAAAGGGGGAGCTGGAGCTGGCGCGCAATGACGTCGACCTCTGTCAGGCGGACCTGCAGCAGGTTCTCTTCTTGCTTGAGTCTTGCACAG AGTTTGATGGACTAGCCCAGCGCCCGGACTCTGGGAAGAAGGTCCACCTGCAAAAGCGGAAGCAGCCGGCCCGCGGCCCGCGGCCTCCGGAGCTCCCGGAGGAGGAGCCCTTCCTGAGAGGCCCTGCCCTGGAGCTGGTGGCCACTGTGGCCAAGGAGCCTGGCCCCATAGCACCTTCTACTAACTCCTCCCCTGTCCTGAAAAtgaagccccagcccagccccggctTCCTGACCCATTCGCCCACCTGTGACTGCTCGCTCTGTGCCAACCCTGTCCTCTCAGCAGTCTGTCTGCGTTGGGCGTTGGTCACAGCAGGGGTGAGGCTGGCCATGGGCCATGAGGCCCAGGGTCTGGATCTGCTGCAGGTCGTGCTGAAGGGTTGCCCTGCAGCCACTGAGCGCCTCACCCAAGCTCTGCAAGCTTCCCTGAGTCACAAAGCACCCCCTTCCCCTGTCCCGAGCCACTTGAATGAGCTCTTCGCTCAGGCATACACACAGCTAGCACTGGAGGGGCTGAGTCGGCCATCAAATAAGAGCCTGGGGAAGGTCCTGGAGTCAGGGCTGAAGTTTGTGGCAGCGCAGATACCTCACCTGGAGCCCTGGCGAGCCAGCCTGCTCTTGATTCGGGCCCTTGCAAAGCTGGCTGGCCTCAGCTCCTGTACTACCCAACTCTTTGCAAGCTCCTGGGGCTGGCAGCCACCATTGGTAAAGGACCCCCCAGGCTCAGAGCCCTCTAAGCCTCGGAGCCAAAAGCATTCTGGACGAGGGCGCCAGCAGGCTGTCTCTGCGACCCCGCCCCTCCATAATACCTCTCTGAAAGGTCTGGAAGGTAGAGGACCACCCTGTACACCTAAGCCCCCAGGCCGGATCAGGCAGGCCGGCCCTCGTGTCCCTTTCACCGTGTTTGAGGAAGTCTTCCCTACACAGAGCAAGCCTGAGGTTCCCAAGGCCCCCAGAGTACAACAGAGGGTCCAGACGCGCCTCAAG GTGAACTTCAGTGATGACAGTGACTTGGAAGACTTTGTCTCAGTTGAGGGACGGCTTGCAGAGGGGCCCAAGAGACGAGGTACTGCTtcccggggccggggccgcgcTAGGAAAGGCCCAAGCTCGAAGACCGATGCGGTGGCTGCCCCAGGTAGTGCCCCTGGGCACCCTGGCCTCAGTGGCAGGAGCCGGAGGACCAAGACGGTTGCCTCAGGACATTGTGAGGAGCTGGGCCCTGAGATCATGAGGACCATCCCTGAAGAGGAACTGACTGACAACCAGATGGAAATGAGCTTTGAGATCCTCAGGGGCTCTGATGGGGAAGACTCAGCCTCAG GTGGGAAGGCAGCAGCGCCAGGGCCTGATACGGCCATAGGAGAATGTGAGGTGTTGAGACGGGATGCCAGCAAAGAGGAGCTGCCCGTCCCGTGCCCAGACAAGGAGAGAGACAAGGATCTGGGTCCTCGGCTCCGactcccctcagcccctgcagCCATCG GTCTCTCTACCCTGGATTCCATCTGTGACTCACTGAGCATTGCCTTCCGTGGGATCAGTCACTGCCCTCCCAGTACACTCTATGCTCACCTCTGCCGCTTCCTGGCCCTGTGCCTGGGCCACCGAGATCCCTATGCCACTGCCTTCCTTGTCACGGAGTCTGTCTCCATCACCTGTCGCCACCAGCTGCTCACCCACCTCCACAGGCGGCTCAG CAAGTCCCAGAAGCACCGAGGATCGCCCGATGTGGCAGACCAGCTGCAGGGGCTGAGCCTCCAGGAGAGGCCCGGAGACGTCCCCCTGGCCCGCATCCAGCGCCTCTTTTCCTTCAGACTTTCGGGATCTGGCCACTTCCCCCAGCCCGAGAGGGAGAGTTTCCAGGAGTGCCTGGCTCTGATCCCCAGTG gggtgactgtgtgtgtgttggccCTGGCCACCCTCCAGCCTGGAACTGTGGGCAACACCCTCCTGCTGACCCGGCTGGAAAAAGACAATCCCCCAGTCACTGTGCAGATCCCCACTGCCCAGGGCAAG CTGCCTCTGAGTTCGGCCCTGAAAGAGTTTGATGCCAtccagaaggaacagaaagagaacagcaGCTGTACTGACAAACGAGAATGGTGGACAGGGCGGCTAGAACTGGACCACAGGATGGAG GTTCTCATCACCTCGCTGGAGAAGTCTGTGCTGGGCTGCTGGAGGGGGCTGTTGCTGCCATCCAGTCAGGACCCCGGCCCTGCCCAAGAGGCCTCCCGCCTACAAGAGTTGTTGCAGGGATGTGGCTGGAAATATCCTGACCCCACTCTGCTGAAA ATCATGCTCAGTGCTGCCGGTACACTCACCTCTCAGGACGTGCAGGCCCTGGCCTACGGGCTGTGCCCAGCCCAGCCAGAGCGAGCCCAGGAGCTCCTGACGGAGGCCATAGGACATCTACAGGGTCAGACAGTAGCGAGCAATAGCCACCTTGTCTTAGTGCTAGACAAG GACCTGCAGAAGCTGCCATGGGAGAGCATGCCCAGCCTCCGGGCACTGCCTGTCACTCGGCTGCCCTCCTTCCGATTCCTCCTCAGCTACTCCATCATCAAAGAG GCTGGGGCCTCGTCAGTGCTGAGCCAAGGGGTGGATCCACACAGTACCTTCTATGTCCTGAACCCTCACAATAACCTGTCAAACACTGAGGAGCAATTTCGAGCTCATTTTAGCAG TGAAGCTGGCTGGAAAGGGGTTGTTGGGGAAGTGCCGAGCCCGGAACAGGTGCAGGCAGCCCTGACGGAGCATGACTTATATAT CTATgcaggccatggggctggtgccCGCTTCCTGGACGGGCAGGCCGTCCTGCGGCTGAGCTGCCGGGCCGTGGCCCTGCTGTTTGGCTGCAGCAGTGCAGCCCTGGCTGTTCATGGCAACCTGGAGGGGGCTGGCATCGTGCTCAAGTATATCATGGCTGGCTG tCCCCTGTTTCTGGGTAACCTCTGGGATGTGACTGACCGTGACATTGACCGCTACACAGAGGCTCTGCTGCAGGGCTGGCTTGGAGCAGGCCCAGGAGCTCCCCTTCTCTACTATGTCAGCCAGGCCCGCCAGGCTCCCCGACTCAAGTATCTTATTGGGGCTGCCCCCGTAGCCTATGGCTTGCCTGTCTTCCTGCAGTGA